TTCGCTGTCGGGCACCAGAAAATGTTGAATTAGCATTGCGTGAATTTTGGGCATTGAGCAGCATCCAGGGTCAACACCCTAATGTAATTCACCTGGAGGAGTGTGTCCTACAGAGAGATGGCACAGTACAACGCATGCTACATGGATCCAGCTCTGGGCTTTATCTTCCGGTAAGAAGGCGACAGCATTTTTTGGTGTGGTTAACTCAAAGTATGGTAAAATGTAATTTACGTTGACAATATGTTACTGCAAGCCTGAATATTAAATTGCACTGTACACTGCATGCACTGTTAAATAGATCTTTTAAACCTGAGTCTAGTGtaatttgaaaatccatgtcagcttGACTGTACAATCCTGATATTATAAAGAAAACAGTGTCCCAACTGTAATCTATGTCCAGCCACGCTGATGGTGACTGCTTGCGCTAAGCCGTGTGAGGTCTTGGCAGCAACAGTGAAGAGGTACGTTGTAGAGCTGTGAGTCAGGTTAGGTAGATGACGCTTGAGATTGGCTGCGTAATTCTTTCAGTTTTTCTTTGGTCGATTTTCAAAGTCAGTTTACCAGCCTTATCAGATCcaaaatctatttaaaaaaaaaaaaagtatgcatcTTCTGTACTGAAATCTGATGAAGGTCTCACTTTGGTAATTTCAGCAAAAATAAATTTTTGCTTAACAGGTAAACTGTTacactattatttattttatttttttctaaaaaaaaaaaggtacaaatgGTTATTGCTTTTGACTAGATTCTGAAGTGAGTGCTCAGTTATCATATGCTTCACCATTATCTACACTAAATTTTCCAAGCTCAGTATTTTGGTTGAATGGACTAATTTATGTTCTAAAGTGTTTATATGAAACCGACTATTACCGTAAGTGTCCAAACTTGATTGCACGAAGCCTCTAATATTTAAATGCAAAATACAGCTGGTATGATATTTAAAGTGACCCTTCAATTCCCACCTTACTAAAGCTCTTTCCCTTCAATATGTGTGGCAGTTCCGTGATAACTATCGTTCCCTGGTGATtaacgcctctttcacacttccgtttttttacaatctgcacatgatccgttgaaatgacggattctgtgcagattgtaaaaaaaaaaaaaaaagggtgcactgggcccgtttttctgacggacccatcgaggctttgtgcacctgttgtgtatgcgtctaacGCATAAACAACACAACCCaagtttaaaaataatttttttaaaaatcgcaatattcttaacTTCCGGCGTCTTGTGCAGCGTTACGATGCTCGTGGCAGttagcgttcccagtaatgccttgcgtgcaatgacctctgacgTAGTGGTCACAGCATCATTAGTAACAAGAGAATTTCCCTCACGGGAAATTGTTCcacgcatgctcagattcaaaagactgaacctgtcgctggattcctgcttttcagccGGCGATGgatcttgcacccataggcttgaagaaaaagaaaaacaaaagttcctctgaacgttttctctgcccgacggacagcagttctccgacggatccagtgcacaatggatggccatctgtcacaatctgtcactaatacaagtctatggggaaaaaacaggatgcagcagaaaaatttgctggatcctgttttttcaaaaatcgacggattgtgacgggagctcaaggacggaagtgtgaaagaggcctaagaaaccTTTACTGTAAAtccatttaccatatatactcgagtatatgctgatcctcccccgccccccccccccccccccttaattttgccacaaaaaaacctgggaaaacttaatgactcgagtataagcctagggtgagaaatgcagcagctaccggtaaatgtcaaaagtaaaaatagttaccaataaaagtaaaattaattgagacatcagtaggttaagtgtttttgaatatccatattgaatcagaagccccatataatgctccataaagttcatgatggccccataagatgctccatattaaaatatgccccatataatcctgcataatggttaataatggccccataagatgctccataaagacacttgccccatatagtgctgtacaaacgttgattatggccccagaagatgctccatacagacacttgccccatttgctgttgctgcgataaaaaaaaaaaatcacatactcacctctccgttgcttaggcccccggcactttcaatattcacctgactttgttccggcgccgatcagcactgacgttcaggcagaggcgtgcactaaccacgtcaccgcgccctctaacctgagcattaCTGCAGAagacttatgggaggtggagccgcatattcattactgtaatgagcggcaccatgtgaccgctcagtacaggaagaagctgccgggggaaaagacgtgcagggaccgtgccaggagcaggtgagtataattagacggccccccgctcctcctcccctgccgacccctgggtatgactcgagtataagccgagagggggactttaagccccaaaaatgggctgaaattctcggcttatactcgagtatatgcggtaattgagacatcagtaggttaagtgtttttgaatatccttattgaattaggagccccataagatgctccatattaaaatatgccccatataatgctgcacaaatgcggattatggcccgataagatgctccataaagatatttgccccatataaagctgcacaaacactgATTATGCTCCatgtagatatttgccccatatgctgttgctgcgataaaaaaaagaaatcaaatcacatactcgccataaaaaaaaaaatcacatactctcctcaTCGGTCACGCCCCCGGCACTTGCTGtactcacctgctccccgttccaccgccaccaGCCGCTGCCGCGTCTTCCccgtattcattactgtaatgagcggtaccatgtgaccgctcactacaggaagaagctgccggggaaccagggaccgcgccaggagcaggtgagtatgattacacagctacTGACCCACCTCCCCTgcagacccctgggtatgactcgagtataagcagagaggggcaatttcagcctaaagaaatgggctgaaattctcggcttatactccagtatatacggtacttcaattAACAATGTAATAGATCTGTGTATATGTGCATTAGCCAGCCTGAGGAGGCAgatccttaaggctatgtgcacacgtaggaaatgtggtgcagaattttctgcactaaatctgcatctcctggcagaatccgcaggtgcgtttttgatgcgtattttttttgtgcggaattgatgctgattttgtgcagattttaccactgcagatttctattaatggaagggtgcagaaacgctgcagaactgcacataagtgacatgcacttctttgaaatctacagcatttctgcgcagatttttctgcaccatgcgcACAGCTTTTTTttgtcacattgatttacattgtactgtaatcactgcagttctgcagcgtttctgctgcagaaaaaaacgctgcagaactgcactaaacctgcatcgtgtgcacatctaTAAtagaacgctgggagcgtcactctgtccgaagcctttgactgcgcaagcgccggcgcagtctggaccccacagtgacgcagcccaggagatcgcggtatgcgtaagcactgaacgcacaccgcgatctccaacggagaagcagggacgtgccaggagggtgagtatagcccctgacacttgctatattcatttgtcccgttccagcactgcgtgccgctccatcttccgggtcctctgcctgtgacgttcagttcagagggcgcgattacgcgcttaatgcgcgccgccctctgactgaacagtcacagccagagaacctggaaaatggagcggcacgcagcgctggaacgggacaaatgaatatagcaagtgtcggggggcctgagctagcggcgactccggcacctgacccccacagcgcgccggtgtccccgcctgctcaggccccccagcactcggctccCAGCGACAAtaagtgagtatgttatttttgttttatatatcgcagcagcatacggggcatataatactatggagcatcttatggggcccattaccataatggagcagcatatggggcatatactatggagcatcttatgggggccatcaaccataatggagcagcatatgaggcatatactatggagcatcttatgggggccatcaacctttatggagcagcgtatggggcatatggatgggagcagcaaattacagaacggtggcgccggatgggagcagcacatgacaggatgggggcgcaggatgggggcgcaagatggtagcagcacatgacaatattagggtgcaggatggaagcaacacataccaggatggagaccatataccaatataaatgctcgccatccgggcatagaacgggttcaatagctagtaccctAATAAATAGACAAGAGATGTGTATCAGACTACTCCCTGTAGTAACTTTGTAGATAAACTGTTGTCATACATTACAGCTGTGCCTCAATGGTGGTAAGCTAAAAAGTGTAAATATTCACTGTAAACACACACATTTTAGAGCTTGGAAAACTGTTGctctttgtttctttgtttttcctTTCTTATTATAATAACTTTTTTCTGAATTTTGATTTTCTTTTCTTAGTTGGTAGAAACTTCTTTGAAAGGTGAAATTGCATTTGACCCACGCAGCACTTACTGCCTTTGGTTTGTAATGGACTTCTGTGATGGAGGGGATATGAATGAATACATCTTAACTCGAAGGCCAAGTCGTCGCACAAACACCAGCTTCATGCTTCAACTAAGTAGTGCACTTGCATTCCTACACAAGAATCAGATCATACATCGCGATCTAAAACCTGACAACATTCTTGTCTGCAAAGCCCGGGATGGTATTGACGAGCCTACTTTGAAGGTAGCTGATTTTGGATTAAGCAAAGTATGCTCCAGTTCAGGGCTGAATCCAGAAGAACCAGCAAGTGTCAACAAGAGCTTTTTATCCACAGCTTGTGGTACTGATTTTTACATGGCTCCTGAGGTATGGGAGGGTCATTATACCGCAAAAGCAGACATTTTTGCACTTGGAATAATTCTTTGGGCCATGCTAGAGCGTATAACTATTTTGGATACTCACACCAAAAAAAGGCTTCTTGGTGGCTATGTGCAGAGAGGTGCCCAAGTTGTTCCTGTTGGGGAGGCATTGCTGGAAAACCCTAAAATGGAACTCACTATTCCCTTGAAGAAAAAGTCAATGAATCGACGTATGAAACAGCTGCTTGAGCAGATGCTGTCCGCTAACCCTCAGGAGCGCCCAGATGCCTTTCAGCTTGAACTTCGCCTCATTCAGATTGCTTTCAGAGACTATACATGGGAAACGTGACTTTTAGAGCTTGCAGAGCATTTTGAAATGTAAATTTCTAGGTATGTTTAATTGCATTGCAGGCGTACTGACCCTTATACATTACTTATACCCATAGACCGATAAAAGCTGTAATGTTGTTTGATTCACTCTTGTTTTACCTCTTTTCAATATATTATTTCCTGCCTTAATGAGCACATACAATTTTTTTTGATTTTTGCAAACATTGAAAGACCTTATCAAGAAGCCTTGTAATATACACTTTTTAAATCAAAGGAAAACCTTTTTCTGTTTTTCCTTAAGAGGGAGATTCCAGAGATCTGGTGAGAAGGCAATTTAAAGAGTTTATGTATTACAAGGCAAtaagaaaaggttttttttttttatctcattaAGGGGATTGTCCACTACTCCTGAGTAAAATAAGAAGAAGCTAATACTCGCCTCCCTCATAGGCactgttccagtaatgtcagcactTGTTCTGGCACTCTTGTGGCATAACAATCAGTGCCCACTAATGGGAGGGCTTCACTTTTCACACTTTAATCAGATGTCCGGTGGAAGTGTGAGTTAAAGCAGTCCATTAGCGGCTTCTGATTAACTTATCATTCATGTGGTGTAGCAAAGTCATATAATGTTGCTGATGCGCGAGGCGAgtatctggtttttttttttttttttttatttttagactaGGGAGTACAGCACTTGGGAAGGAGTTGTCCACTTCTTGGACAACCTCTTCAATTCTTGTAGTCGGTGGGGTGCACTAAAGAAGCTGAGGTGGCCCGATACTGCTTCTAAAGTCCTTCTCTGCAATTTTTTTGTATACACAATGGCTGCTGCATTTTGAATTTGTGATAGGTTGTGGCTGTTTGCAGACTGGTAACCCTGAATACAAGGGTGCTGGAAATAAGACAAAATAACCGGTTACTTCCCTTCTTTGCGTGTTGCGACATTACGGAATCTGTCCTAAATATTTTGCTTTTATTGCTAGGTAGCTCA
The Ranitomeya imitator isolate aRanImi1 chromosome 3, aRanImi1.pri, whole genome shotgun sequence genome window above contains:
- the PDIK1L gene encoding serine/threonine-protein kinase PDIK1L; translation: MQTAIWRSGMILKIHDDNVYDLKAYSSESMKKVNLKMVTSQPKYDLIKEVGRGSYGVVYEALVRRTCQRVAVKKIRCRAPENVELALREFWALSSIQGQHPNVIHLEECVLQRDGTVQRMLHGSSSGLYLPLVETSLKGEIAFDPRSTYCLWFVMDFCDGGDMNEYILTRRPSRRTNTSFMLQLSSALAFLHKNQIIHRDLKPDNILVCKARDGIDEPTLKVADFGLSKVCSSSGLNPEEPASVNKSFLSTACGTDFYMAPEVWEGHYTAKADIFALGIILWAMLERITILDTHTKKRLLGGYVQRGAQVVPVGEALLENPKMELTIPLKKKSMNRRMKQLLEQMLSANPQERPDAFQLELRLIQIAFRDYTWET